A genomic window from Methanovulcanius yangii includes:
- a CDS encoding PKD domain-containing protein → MNRNILCGSPVFRAVAVALLALGMVGAAAAADPPEANFIFEPQSPYVGESVSFDASGSTPAANISQYTWNFGDGTTGVTGITPPHTFHEAGEVTVILVVRTTDEQTSQQSRNIVVRPLDPPVVSSVAPNNGYQGEPKDVTITGQNFGDFESAWLEKSGIRITLTSAAASSPTTVTGHLQIPDDAQTGVWTVYVTTAAGTSGTGGASFSVLADDTPPSVTAVFPTSLNQGATGASITVSGANFRDNAQVRLTKTGQTPIEVSEDTVDTEAGQITGTIDISSSALAGDWRVVVENSDGTVSDEVVTLTINEVGPMTISSLSPSSGYLGQTITCSIMGANLRNGVPVLKLGGETITMNVANSADGQLSGTFTISASATTGWYDLRITNSATGAEVIDESAFNVLTEPDPEPPEADFTFSPTNPEVGEEVSFTDTSDGDPDDWEWDFGDNSGEDVQNPDHTYSSAGTYTVELTVSNDDGEDTVTHTITVLEEGATPTPTPGDEDAPEASFTVDRTRGMAPLVVSFTDTSEGEVDEWFWDFGDGGESTQENPTHTYSFDGEWLASLTVKNSGGSDTATKWITVGVEALEASFTASRTSGTAPLTVTFSEESAGDPDSYEWDFDNGQTYPAHNPPSITYTSPGTYDVTLTVTEGEDTDTKTVRITVTSPTTAATATPAATAKALSSGAEAGDAAGDGDIVSKEYGKLTGLYNEYLRYVFGLFGWEPPETILIVRAGN, encoded by the coding sequence ATGAACCGGAATATTCTATGCGGATCTCCTGTATTTCGTGCGGTAGCCGTCGCCCTGCTGGCTCTCGGAATGGTCGGGGCGGCTGCTGCGGCCGATCCCCCGGAGGCCAATTTCATCTTTGAGCCACAGAGCCCCTATGTGGGGGAATCCGTCAGCTTCGATGCCTCCGGGTCGACCCCGGCGGCAAACATCAGCCAGTATACATGGAATTTCGGGGACGGCACCACCGGGGTGACGGGGATTACCCCGCCCCATACCTTCCATGAGGCCGGGGAGGTCACCGTCATCCTCGTGGTACGGACGACGGACGAGCAGACCAGTCAGCAGAGCAGAAACATCGTGGTTCGTCCGCTCGACCCGCCGGTGGTCTCCTCGGTGGCACCGAACAACGGCTACCAGGGAGAGCCGAAGGATGTGACGATCACCGGGCAGAACTTCGGCGACTTCGAATCGGCGTGGCTGGAGAAGAGCGGGATACGGATCACCCTGACGAGTGCGGCTGCATCTTCGCCCACAACCGTCACCGGGCACCTGCAGATCCCCGACGATGCCCAGACCGGGGTTTGGACCGTCTATGTCACGACGGCGGCGGGCACCTCCGGGACGGGGGGAGCGTCCTTCTCCGTCCTCGCCGATGATACCCCGCCGTCGGTGACCGCGGTCTTTCCGACGTCCCTCAACCAGGGGGCGACCGGCGCCTCCATCACCGTCAGCGGTGCAAATTTCCGGGACAACGCCCAGGTGCGCCTGACCAAGACCGGGCAGACACCGATCGAAGTCTCCGAGGATACGGTGGACACCGAGGCGGGGCAGATAACGGGAACGATTGACATATCCTCATCAGCCCTTGCGGGTGACTGGAGGGTGGTCGTGGAAAACAGCGACGGGACGGTCAGTGACGAGGTGGTGACGCTTACGATCAACGAGGTCGGCCCGATGACCATCTCCTCGCTCTCACCGTCGAGCGGATACCTGGGACAGACGATCACCTGCTCGATCATGGGGGCGAACCTGAGAAACGGGGTCCCTGTCCTGAAACTGGGCGGGGAGACGATCACGATGAATGTCGCCAACAGCGCCGATGGCCAGCTGAGCGGGACTTTCACCATAAGCGCCAGTGCGACGACCGGCTGGTATGACCTTCGGATTACGAACAGTGCGACGGGTGCGGAGGTCATCGATGAGAGTGCCTTCAATGTCCTGACCGAACCCGATCCCGAGCCCCCCGAAGCGGACTTCACCTTCAGCCCGACGAATCCGGAGGTGGGCGAGGAGGTCTCCTTCACCGACACCTCCGATGGCGACCCGGACGACTGGGAATGGGACTTCGGGGACAACAGCGGGGAGGATGTCCAGAACCCCGATCACACCTATTCGAGCGCCGGGACCTACACGGTCGAGCTGACGGTCTCGAACGATGACGGCGAGGACACGGTGACCCATACCATCACCGTCCTTGAAGAGGGCGCCACCCCCACGCCGACCCCCGGTGACGAGGATGCGCCCGAGGCATCCTTTACGGTCGATCGGACCCGCGGGATGGCTCCCCTTGTGGTCTCCTTCACCGACACCTCCGAGGGCGAGGTCGACGAGTGGTTCTGGGACTTCGGGGACGGGGGCGAGAGCACTCAGGAGAACCCGACGCACACCTACTCGTTCGACGGCGAATGGCTGGCGTCCCTGACGGTCAAAAACAGCGGGGGATCCGATACGGCCACGAAGTGGATCACGGTCGGCGTGGAGGCGCTGGAAGCCTCCTTCACCGCATCGCGGACCAGCGGGACGGCGCCCCTGACGGTCACCTTCTCGGAGGAATCGGCCGGTGACCCCGATTCCTATGAGTGGGACTTCGACAACGGGCAGACGTACCCGGCGCACAATCCCCCCTCGATCACCTACACCTCACCCGGGACCTATGATGTGACGCTCACGGTGACGGAGGGGGAGGATACGGACACGAAGACGGTGCGAATCACCGTCACAAGCCCGACGACGGCTGCGACCGCAACCCCGGCAGCAACGGCGAAGGCGCTTTCCTCCGGGGCAGAGGCGGGCGATGCGGCCGGTGATGGAGACATCGTTTCGAAAGAGTACGGCAAACTCACCGGCCTGTACAATGAATACCTCCGGTATGTTTTCGGTCTTTTCGGGTGGGAACCCCCGGAGACGATCCTGATTGTCCGGGCAGGGAACTGA
- a CDS encoding AEC family transporter, which translates to MGFFAVAYSIAILFILIAAGFLCMRAGIFTRDAIHGITSFVVNVTLPALILQSMQVPVTDAMRSQLVPLLLVLVAFYGVSFAAAFLVPRLSGTTSDLETGVIRFMMIFSNLGFMGFPVSAAVFGPESLFYVSIFNMTFSLLVFSVGVILLRPDMGKYLDRKLFLNPGILASGVGLGLFLTGARIPGPFADALDLLGSVTSPLAMIIVGAFLATLPAERLLTDRAVWTVASFRLLIIPVSLYLILRLFITDPLILGVAVLLAAMPVAANTVMLAEEYRVDTGLASRGVFLTTVLCILTIPLITTLLV; encoded by the coding sequence ATGGGATTTTTTGCCGTCGCCTACAGCATCGCCATTCTTTTCATTCTCATAGCGGCAGGATTTCTCTGCATGAGAGCCGGGATCTTCACCCGTGACGCCATCCACGGGATCACCTCGTTCGTGGTCAACGTCACCCTTCCCGCCCTTATTCTCCAGTCCATGCAGGTGCCCGTCACCGATGCGATGCGCTCGCAGCTGGTGCCCCTGCTCCTCGTCCTCGTCGCCTTTTACGGCGTCTCCTTTGCTGCCGCATTTCTCGTCCCTCGGCTGTCCGGTACCACATCGGACCTTGAGACAGGGGTCATCCGGTTCATGATGATCTTCTCCAATCTCGGGTTCATGGGATTTCCTGTCTCGGCCGCGGTCTTCGGCCCTGAATCGCTATTCTACGTCTCGATATTCAATATGACCTTCAGCCTGCTCGTCTTCTCGGTGGGCGTCATCCTGTTGCGCCCGGACATGGGGAAGTACCTCGACAGGAAGCTCTTTCTCAACCCGGGCATCCTCGCCTCGGGGGTCGGGCTCGGCCTCTTTCTCACCGGGGCCCGGATTCCCGGCCCCTTCGCCGACGCCCTCGATCTCCTCGGTTCGGTGACATCTCCCCTCGCGATGATCATCGTCGGCGCGTTTCTTGCCACCCTGCCGGCAGAACGGCTGCTCACGGACCGTGCGGTCTGGACCGTCGCGTCATTTCGTCTCCTCATCATCCCGGTCAGCCTCTACCTCATCCTGCGGCTCTTCATCACCGACCCCCTCATCCTCGGCGTCGCAGTCCTCCTCGCGGCGATGCCCGTCGCCGCCAATACCGTGATGCTCGCAGAGGAGTACCGTGTCGATACCGGGCTCGCTTCCCGGGGGGTCTTCCTGACGACCGTGCTCTGCATCCTTACCATTCCACTGATAACAACGCTTCTTGTCTGA
- a CDS encoding YIP1 family protein: MLKFLNRARGFLLHPIETFRLFKGDAFAEAADYFLILLGTNSILSALLHYHGVSTLFRDQMTAFLFGHHLGAVSLFAALAGAVLAGFLLIAITGAMVHLFVLLVGGRGSIARTYTAIIYASTPWFLLGWIPVVCCIAGLWTIALAIIGTRELQGLSPVRAGIAVLLPVLIVLVLVAATLLPALYGDPYAFITRYYR, translated from the coding sequence ATGCTGAAGTTCCTGAACAGGGCACGCGGCTTTCTCCTTCATCCAATAGAGACCTTCCGGCTGTTCAAAGGCGATGCATTCGCCGAAGCGGCGGATTACTTCCTCATCCTCCTCGGCACAAACAGCATCCTCTCGGCCCTCCTTCACTACCACGGCGTCTCGACCCTCTTCAGGGACCAGATGACGGCTTTTCTCTTCGGCCACCATCTCGGGGCCGTCTCCCTTTTCGCCGCCCTCGCCGGGGCGGTTCTGGCAGGATTCCTCCTGATTGCCATCACCGGGGCAATGGTCCATCTCTTCGTCCTGCTGGTCGGAGGAAGAGGGAGCATCGCACGGACCTACACGGCGATCATCTACGCCTCCACGCCGTGGTTTCTCCTGGGATGGATTCCCGTCGTCTGCTGCATCGCAGGACTATGGACCATCGCCCTTGCGATCATCGGAACCCGGGAACTACAGGGGCTCTCCCCGGTCCGGGCAGGGATTGCGGTCCTCCTCCCGGTACTGATCGTCCTCGTGCTGGTCGCCGCCACCCTCCTCCCGGCACTCTATGGCGACCCGTATGCCTTCATTACCCGGTACTACCGCTGA
- a CDS encoding sodium-translocating pyrophosphatase, whose amino-acid sequence MDTMILIAPVCALLALAFAGYAFMNVRKEGLGTELIEKLTTVIHDSAMVYLNTQYKFIAVFVIVLAIILAVLISPLTAACFVLGAVLSATAGYIGMFTATSANGRTTNAATRGIAEAFKVSFASGTVMGMSVVGLGLFGLSVAFIGISTLMDGSNIYDIVNVVAGFSLGASSIALFARVGGGIFTKAADVGADLVGKVEAGIPEDDPRNPAVIADNVGDNVGDIAGMGADLYESYVGSIVSAMLLGAAAILALNNGTDISLLLGVKDAAALGAGFVDMNLVLLPLVIAAVGIICSIIGSFFVRTNKTESSAIHMAFNMGLLVALFLVVVATYFIADMFLGSFGFGVFVASVSGLVAGFLIGQVTEYYTSYERKPTQTIAASCETGAATNIITGFAKGMESTLVPTLLIALAIYIAFLFAGLYGIAIAAVGMLATLGISLAVDAYGPVADNAGGIAEMSHQKKEVREITDTLDAVGNTTAAIGKGFAIGSAALTALALFASYGIAVNLEAIDMMQPPVFVGLLIGAMLPFLFSSMTMMAVGRAAYAIVIEVRRQFKEMTGLMEGTTDPDYTACIAISTSSALREMVLPGLIAIAAPVLVGVILGKEALGGLLVGSLGAGFMLAITMANAGGAWDNAKKYIELGNLGGKGSEAHKAGVTGDTVGDPFKDTSGPAINILLKLMTIVAVVFAPLFLL is encoded by the coding sequence ATGGATACAATGATTTTAATAGCACCAGTATGTGCCCTTCTGGCCCTGGCCTTTGCAGGATATGCATTCATGAATGTCCGCAAAGAGGGTCTCGGCACCGAGCTCATAGAAAAGCTCACTACTGTGATTCACGACAGTGCGATGGTGTACCTCAACACCCAGTACAAGTTTATCGCAGTCTTTGTCATCGTCCTTGCGATCATCCTTGCAGTGCTCATCAGCCCGCTGACCGCTGCCTGTTTCGTCCTCGGTGCGGTCCTCTCCGCAACCGCCGGCTACATCGGCATGTTCACGGCAACGAGCGCCAACGGCCGGACCACGAACGCCGCAACCCGCGGCATCGCCGAGGCATTCAAGGTCTCGTTTGCCTCCGGTACCGTGATGGGCATGTCCGTCGTCGGACTTGGCCTCTTCGGTCTCTCCGTCGCATTCATCGGCATCAGCACGCTGATGGACGGCTCGAACATCTACGACATCGTCAACGTCGTCGCAGGGTTCAGCCTTGGAGCGTCCTCCATCGCACTCTTTGCCCGTGTGGGCGGCGGTATCTTCACGAAGGCCGCCGACGTCGGTGCCGACCTCGTCGGAAAGGTCGAGGCGGGCATTCCCGAAGACGACCCGCGCAACCCTGCCGTCATTGCCGACAATGTGGGTGACAACGTCGGTGATATCGCCGGCATGGGTGCCGACCTCTACGAATCCTACGTCGGCTCCATCGTCTCTGCGATGCTCCTCGGCGCAGCAGCCATCCTTGCCCTCAACAACGGCACGGACATCTCGCTTCTCCTCGGTGTCAAGGACGCCGCCGCACTCGGTGCAGGCTTCGTCGACATGAACCTCGTTCTTCTCCCGCTCGTCATCGCCGCCGTCGGTATCATCTGTTCGATCATCGGCAGCTTCTTCGTGCGGACGAACAAGACCGAGTCCTCCGCCATTCACATGGCCTTCAACATGGGTCTCCTGGTCGCGCTCTTCCTCGTCGTGGTCGCCACCTACTTCATTGCGGACATGTTCCTCGGCAGCTTCGGATTCGGCGTCTTCGTCGCCTCCGTTTCCGGTCTTGTGGCAGGCTTTTTGATCGGTCAGGTCACGGAGTACTACACCTCCTACGAGAGAAAGCCTACCCAGACCATCGCAGCATCCTGCGAAACCGGTGCGGCAACGAACATCATCACCGGCTTTGCAAAGGGCATGGAGTCCACGCTCGTCCCGACCCTGCTCATCGCTCTCGCGATCTACATCGCCTTCCTCTTCGCCGGCCTCTACGGTATCGCAATCGCCGCGGTCGGTATGCTCGCAACGCTCGGCATCTCCCTTGCGGTCGATGCATACGGCCCGGTCGCAGACAATGCGGGCGGTATTGCCGAGATGAGCCACCAGAAGAAGGAAGTCCGTGAGATCACCGACACGCTCGATGCAGTCGGCAACACCACCGCAGCCATCGGCAAGGGCTTTGCCATCGGCTCGGCGGCACTTACCGCACTCGCCCTCTTCGCCTCCTACGGCATCGCCGTCAACCTCGAGGCCATCGACATGATGCAGCCCCCGGTCTTCGTGGGACTTCTCATCGGTGCGATGCTTCCGTTCCTCTTCTCCTCGATGACCATGATGGCCGTCGGCCGTGCCGCCTACGCGATCGTCATCGAGGTGCGCCGGCAGTTCAAGGAGATGACCGGCCTCATGGAAGGAACGACCGACCCCGACTACACCGCATGCATCGCCATCTCCACGAGCTCCGCACTCCGCGAGATGGTCCTGCCGGGCCTCATCGCCATCGCAGCACCGGTTCTCGTCGGTGTGATCCTCGGCAAGGAAGCCCTCGGCGGTCTCCTCGTCGGATCCCTCGGTGCAGGATTCATGCTCGCCATTACAATGGCAAACGCAGGCGGTGCCTGGGACAACGCAAAGAAGTACATCGAACTTGGCAACCTTGGCGGCAAGGGCTCCGAAGCCCACAAGGCCGGTGTGACCGGTGACACCGTCGGTGACCCCTTCAAGGACACCTCCGGCCCCGCCATCAACATCCTGCTCAAGCTCATGACCATTGTAGCGGTCGTCTTCGCACCGCTCTTCCTTCTCTAA
- a CDS encoding transposase, whose product MPSSCPALSSVHPRPPSSWLGIDLNTTGHTVVLGEPESGYSAKLGGEVSRLHQQFEQERRRLRKKQGARLKAIHRREEELIRLVYRNVSREVVRTAERLGAGIKFERFSTGRHGVRPSGAAGHGVLSINSVVFARFQRQVEEEASRRGIPVVYVDPSFTSKRCSRCGSTGLRHRKRFDCPVCGLAIHADVNAAFNIAMQPEDAPGRVHRLRRQEAKVIGRRFRKTAKNDVAGDGALHDEGYSVSISGLFSLLDDDRVTAPVVQW is encoded by the coding sequence GTGCCATCGTCTTGTCCCGCTCTCTCATCGGTGCACCCTCGTCCCCCGTCGTCATGGCTCGGTATCGACCTGAACACAACGGGGCATACGGTCGTCCTCGGTGAACCGGAGAGCGGGTACTCCGCAAAACTGGGCGGCGAGGTGTCCCGCCTCCACCAGCAGTTCGAACAGGAGCGCCGGCGGCTGCGCAAGAAACAGGGTGCCCGCCTGAAGGCGATACACCGCCGTGAGGAGGAGCTGATCCGGCTCGTGTACCGGAACGTCTCCCGCGAGGTGGTGCGGACGGCGGAACGGCTTGGTGCGGGTATCAAATTCGAACGGTTCAGCACCGGCAGGCATGGTGTGCGGCCGTCGGGCGCTGCCGGTCACGGTGTCCTCTCCATCAACTCGGTAGTGTTTGCCCGGTTCCAGCGGCAGGTCGAGGAGGAGGCTTCCCGGCGGGGGATTCCCGTCGTCTATGTCGATCCGTCGTTCACCTCCAAACGGTGCAGCCGCTGCGGGAGCACGGGACTGCGGCACCGCAAGCGGTTTGACTGTCCTGTCTGTGGGCTTGCGATCCATGCCGATGTCAATGCCGCCTTTAATATCGCAATGCAGCCGGAAGACGCCCCCGGGCGGGTGCACCGTCTCCGCAGACAGGAGGCAAAGGTGATCGGGAGACGGTTTCGCAAGACCGCAAAGAATGATGTCGCCGGGGATGGAGCCCTCCATGATGAGGGGTATTCCGTGAGCATATCCGGGCTGTTTTCCCTTTTGGACGACGATAGGGTGACGGCGCCGGTTGTGCAATGGTAA
- the gpmA gene encoding 2,3-diphosphoglycerate-dependent phosphoglycerate mutase: MYRLVLIRHGESEWNKENRFTGWKDVDLSEKGREEAQTAGRVLAEQGFSFDVAYTSYLKRAIRTLWTVLDELDRMWIPVHRSWRLNERHYGALTGLNKAETAAKYGDEQVHIWRRSFDTRPPEFAPGDPDNPVYDDDRYADVPEEELPRGECLKDNVARTLPYWEEEIVPQILSGKQVLIVAHGNSLRSLVKHLDGIPDDEITGVNIPTGIPLVYELDENLRPLCHYYLGDEAAVAAAMQAVANQGKAKK, from the coding sequence ATGTACCGCCTCGTACTGATACGCCACGGTGAAAGCGAATGGAATAAGGAGAACCGGTTTACCGGATGGAAGGATGTTGATCTCTCCGAGAAGGGACGGGAGGAGGCACAAACCGCCGGCCGGGTGCTTGCGGAGCAGGGATTTTCCTTCGATGTCGCCTATACATCCTACCTGAAGCGGGCGATCCGGACCCTCTGGACGGTCCTCGATGAACTGGACCGGATGTGGATACCGGTGCACAGGAGCTGGCGCCTCAACGAACGCCATTACGGCGCCCTGACCGGCCTCAACAAGGCGGAAACCGCTGCGAAGTACGGCGACGAACAGGTCCACATCTGGCGGCGGAGCTTCGACACCCGGCCGCCGGAATTTGCACCGGGCGATCCGGACAACCCCGTCTATGACGACGACCGGTATGCTGACGTCCCGGAAGAGGAACTCCCCCGCGGCGAGTGCCTGAAGGACAACGTCGCACGGACCCTTCCCTACTGGGAGGAGGAGATCGTCCCGCAGATCCTCTCGGGAAAACAGGTCCTCATCGTCGCCCACGGCAACTCGCTTCGCTCGCTCGTCAAGCACCTCGACGGCATCCCCGATGACGAGATCACGGGCGTGAACATCCCCACCGGCATCCCGCTCGTCTACGAGCTCGATGAGAATCTCCGCCCGCTTTGCCACTACTACCTCGGCGATGAGGCGGCCGTCGCCGCTGCGATGCAGGCGGTTGCCAACCAGGGCAAAGCAAAAAAATAG